The Saccharomyces eubayanus strain FM1318 chromosome XIII, whole genome shotgun sequence DNA segment CAAATTTTATATCTAGTTCCGGATCAATCAACAAATCCATGGACCCGATCGATAATCTCTTAAGATTCTTTACGCTTCGAATTTCATTATCAAGGGACTGAGCAGCGATCAAAACTTCTGACTTCCGTTTATCTCTTTGAATAGCTGCTGTCCTgttgtttgatttcatACGCAACATGCTATCGTTGGGTGTACTGGACatgataaaagaaaagttagaCCTTTTTTATATTGAGAATAAGCAACTCACAAAGCAAACCAGAATTAAGACCTTAATTTTAataaactgaaaaaaatttgaaaaaaaaaagaacaaaacttCGAAATCTGTTGAGCTACCTTCTCTCTACCCTCAGATTAAACAAAACCAGCTGTTGCCAACACCAATGCTTCGTTATTAGGCCTCCAATACGAGTTATATATACTTTAGAGTGCTTTAAATTCTTTCATCAAAACACCAAAActcgatttttttcactctgCCGAAACAAAAGCCCGATCGCTCGATGTGATGTATAATAATGGTAATGAAAATGCGTTATAAGatacaagaaaatttgaacgGTATATAGGTACATAGGACGACTAGAGTGCTATTCTATAACCAGGGGTCCCTACCATAGTTTGCAAGCTATCCTTCAAGGATATGAGTCCAATAAGCAACAGACCGAAGTAGCATTTGTTCCAGATTGAGACCAGCTTGGAAGTGAACCCTGTTTTCTTGTCTACTACTGTAAAATGTAAATTTAGTCTCGATGGGCCCGGGAATCCCATGAGATTGCATAGGGCATGTAGGGCAATACAGCACCACAGGTTTCCGCCCGTTCTCACAAATACAAACTTGGTCAGTCCACCAAAGAGTGTTGTGTACAGGATTTGGAAGCATGTGGTCAGTAAAATAGATAGAGTTGTCATGGAACCTTCCTGAAATTGCTCGTAGGCATGATGTGCGTGTGCGAGTCCAAAAAACAGTGATGGCTGCCAATATAATTGTTGATAGCTTAGCTGTGAATGTGGTATTAGGTTCAAATAAGTTGTTAAGAGCATTGAGgtataaaatatttcttcaGTTATTGGCGCAAATATAAAATTTCTGAAACTCCAAATATTTAGAAATTCATGGTAAAAATCCTCTAGTATAGAGCTTTTTGGGGTTAATAAATGATATAGTACAAAATCCAGCACGGGACCACAATATAAAGTGACAATCAATATAACGCATTTGGCCAAATCTTTTACAAACTGACCGAACTGCCAATGGTTTGGTATTGCCCTGTAATAACCGGGGATAATACCCAAATCAAAAAACGCGTCTTTGAAACTTATAGGTGATGTGGTACTCGATAATTGAGATTGCAAAAATGGTACAAAAAGTAAATTGAAAAGTAGCAGAATTGTCAGCTTTTGCATGCGAGATTTTATGGTTCGAGGATTATCTCGTTTGGATCCTTCCGGTTGCGAAGTTGCGTATAATGGTAGGACATATGATATAGAAATATACAGAAGTACCAAAAACGTTGGTACTGGCAgcattgttgttgtgattgtctttattttgttttaacAGTTCAATgcatcatttttttgttatttttttttaaattttctatGTTTTGGTCTTCAAACCTCGAAGACTGAaggtttaaaaaaaaaatggatttAACAACGTCAAAGGGTCGTAACTAAAAAcgaaaagcaaacaaacaGAGAAGGAATGTGTTAATAGGGAGAAAGTCTACTAGAAGAATTTTATTGATGATTGTACggaatacaaaaaaagagggcGATACACACTTGCTTCTGTATACAATTATGAGTATATCTTATCTATATGAAAAGTAACGAAcagttccttttttttttttatttttttttgttattactGTCACACTTGCCTAACAGAAATAGGAATATCAATCACGGCTACACCAAgatgattttcaaatttaatCATTACTCGAACACAATAGAACCTACAGCATAAGCAGCTCTCAAAACTTGGAATTaaagtttctttgatatctttATTAAATTCCAGGTTTACATTAATGTCTCTTTTATATTGCAAAGGAGCAATTTTGACCCACCTATGGATGATTTGGTCggtaaatttcaaagaagtgGACGAGTTGCCGCTTGGCAAGAATAAACTACTCTTAGATGAAGACGTTACCGGAGTTAAAGATGCTGAATTGGGTGACGACGAATTACCGTTACCTGTATGCGATATTGAGTCCTCAGATGATACGCGTTTCGGATGTTGCTTCAAAGTGttaatttgttttttgaaaatatttgataaattatGAACGTTAACATTCAAGTTACAAATACTTTCAATATCATTAAGCAGCTGTGACGTAACAAAATCGGTAAATTTCAATTCCTTGAGCCTGCGGTTCCCTCTTCCCGTGTTGTATAACTCGTTTAATttaagaaaatttttattgaatttggtTTCATATTcacaaatttttgaat contains these protein-coding regions:
- the RCE1 gene encoding CAAX prenyl protease is translated as MLPVPTFLVLLYISISYVLPLYATSQPEGSKRDNPRTIKSRMQKLTILLLFNLLFVPFLQSQLSSTTSPISFKDAFFDLGIIPGYYRAIPNHWQFGQFVKDLAKCVILIVTLYCGPVLDFVLYHLLTPKSSILEDFYHEFLNIWSFRNFIFAPITEEIFYTSMLLTTYLNLIPHSQLSYQQLYWQPSLFFGLAHAHHAYEQFQEGSMTTLSILLTTCFQILYTTLFGGLTKFVFVRTGGNLWCCIALHALCNLMGFPGPSRLNLHFTVVDKKTGFTSKLVSIWNKCYFGLLLIGLISLKDSLQTMVGTPGYRIAL